From the genome of Kryptolebias marmoratus isolate JLee-2015 linkage group LG19, ASM164957v2, whole genome shotgun sequence, one region includes:
- the LOC108250274 gene encoding hydroxycarboxylic acid receptor 2-like: MSTNSSIDDCRTPNNATYQVFSWVMAAEFILGLPLNLSVLYVFIFKFKFWKNNSIFLFNIVVADFLLVACLPVKIHHYQHNLRRSGNYTVCKMMLFMLFLNRGASIAFLITLSLDRYFSVVHLGKKNCVKMFKKSPQISLVIWLLLLPLTIPTMVNTFECCNSHGRKVETYLHNVTDTVREIVFFTQIIIPFFILVYCTIHIVNRLKKKTVGEKTKLRRAVFAVMSVVVVFSICFLPCTAARVALLTVRLKDLQEMELTVVQIYDGLMVLSYSDCLLDPLVYCFCHSGFKRAYVTTFCPTSLQKRLLTPESSLATATTTTLHSAAKIVSLPMLEK, from the exons ATGAGTACAAACTCATCAATTGATGACTGCCGAACACCAAATAATGCCACATACCAAGTCTTCTCCTGGGTGATGGCTGCAGAGTTCATTCTGGGTCTCCCTCTCAACCTGTCGGTCCTCTACGTCTTCATCTTCAA ATTTAAGTTCTGGAAGAACAACAGCATCTTCCTGTTCAACATCGTTGTTGCTGATTTTTTGCTGGTGGCCTGTCTTCCTGTAAAGATCCACCATTACCAGCACAACCTGAGGCGCAGCGGGAACTACACGGTCTGTAAGATGATGCTCTTCATGCTGTTCCTCAACCGAGGGGCCAGCATCGCCTTCCTCATCACCCTGTCCCTCGATCGCTACTTCAGTGTCGTCCATCTcgggaaaaaaaactgtgtcaAGATGTTTAAGAAGTCTCCGCAGATCTCCCTGGTCATATGGCTCCTCTTGCTGCCCCTCACCATCCCCACAATGGTCAACACCTTCGAGTGCTGCAACAGCCACGGCCGGAAAGTGGAGACGTATCTACACAATGTGACGGACACCGTCAGAGAG atcgTCTTCTTCACGCAGATCATcatccccttcttcatccttgTTTACTGCACCATTCACATCGTCAACAGGCTGAAGAAGAAGACGGTCGGGGAGAAGACCAAGCTGAGGAGAGCTGTGTTTGCCGTCATGTCTGTCGTCGTCGTCTTCTCCATCTGCTTCCTGCCGTGCACAGCAGCCCGGGTGGCGCTGCTGACGGTGCGCCTGAAGGACTTGCAGGAAATGGAGCTCACGGTGGTGCAGATCTACGACGGCCTCATGGTTCTGTCTTACTCTGACTGCCTGCTCGACCCGCTGGTCTACTGCTTCTGCCACTCAGGGTTTAAACGCGCTTACGTCACCACCTTCTGTCCCACGTCTCTCCAAAAGAGACTGCTGACGCCGGAGTCCAGCTTGGCGACTGCAACAACTACAACGTTACATTCTGCAGCGAAAATCGTTTCCCTGCCAATGTTAGAAAAATGA